A genomic window from Methanobrevibacter sp. TLL-48-HuF1 includes:
- the fbp gene encoding fructose-1,6-bisphosphate aldolase/phosphatase, which yields MKTTVSVIKADIGSVSGHCVAHPDLMDICDEVLAEALDTGILTDYYISRCGDDIDLIMTHRNGEENEEVHKTAYNAFMKATERARELKLYGAGQDLLSDTFSGNIKGMGPGVAEMEFKERPSDPVLVYCCDKTEPGAFNLPIFKMFADPFNTAGLVIDPSLHDGFKFEVFDVIEHRKVILNCPEEMYDLLALIGSTGRYVIKRVWKKNGEIAAAISTERLNLMAGEYVGKDDPAAIVRAQSGFPANGECVEPFAFPHMVSGWMRGSHNGPMMPVSEQDANPIRFDGPPRVIGLGFQVSDAKLIGPVDLFDDPAFDPTREESARIATYIRRHGPFEPHRLPAEEMEYTSLPGVMAKLEDRFEDME from the coding sequence ATGAAAACAACTGTTAGTGTAATTAAAGCTGATATTGGAAGTGTGTCTGGACATTGTGTTGCACACCCAGATTTAATGGATATTTGTGATGAAGTTTTAGCAGAAGCTTTGGATACAGGTATTTTAACTGATTATTATATCTCCCGTTGTGGAGACGACATTGACTTAATTATGACTCATAGAAATGGGGAAGAAAACGAAGAAGTTCACAAAACTGCTTACAATGCTTTTATGAAAGCTACTGAAAGAGCACGTGAATTAAAATTATATGGTGCAGGTCAGGATTTATTGTCTGATACTTTTTCTGGAAATATTAAAGGTATGGGTCCAGGTGTTGCTGAAATGGAATTTAAAGAAAGGCCAAGTGACCCTGTTTTAGTATACTGCTGTGACAAAACCGAACCTGGTGCATTTAACTTACCTATTTTTAAAATGTTTGCAGATCCATTTAATACTGCAGGTCTTGTTATTGACCCAAGTTTACACGACGGATTCAAATTTGAAGTATTTGATGTAATTGAACACAGAAAAGTTATCTTAAACTGTCCTGAAGAAATGTACGATTTACTTGCATTAATTGGTTCCACTGGAAGATACGTAATTAAAAGAGTATGGAAGAAAAATGGAGAAATCGCAGCAGCTATCAGTACTGAAAGATTAAACTTAATGGCTGGTGAATATGTTGGTAAAGATGACCCTGCAGCTATTGTAAGAGCACAATCAGGTTTCCCAGCTAATGGTGAATGTGTAGAACCATTTGCATTCCCTCACATGGTAAGTGGATGGATGAGAGGTTCCCACAACGGTCCTATGATGCCTGTATCTGAACAAGATGCAAACCCAATTAGATTTGACGGACCACCTAGAGTAATTGGTTTAGGTTTCCAAGTATCAGATGCTAAATTAATCGGTCCTGTTGACTTATTTGATGACCCTGCATTTGATCCTACTAGGGAAGAATCTGCAAGAATTGCTACCTACATCAGAAGACACGGTCCATTTGAACCTCACAGATTACCTGCTGAAGAAATGGAATATACTTCATTACCTGGTGTAATGGCAAAACTCGAAGACAGATTCGAAGATATGGAATAA